GAACCCAAGACAGCTTTGGAAAACTGGATTGCGAAAGGCAAAATTAGCAGTCCGAAAGAAGAAGAGCAAAACAAAGAATTCTATTATCTTTCAGATTTTCTAAAAGATAACGGTTTTGAACATTATGAAGTTTCCAATTTTGCAAAACCTGGCTTTTATTCTAGACATAATTCAGCCTATTGGAAGTATAAAGAATATCTGGGAATAGGCCCTTCCGCACATTCTTATAACGGATTGGACGTCCGAAGCTGGAATATTGCCAACAACCAGCAGTATCTCAAAAAGCTTCATACCGGAATTCTTGCCAAGGAAGAAGAACTGCTCTCCCGGGAAGACCAATTCAATGAAATGATTATGATCGGCCTGAGAACGATTTGGGGAGTAGATCTTGAAAGCCTGAAAAATAAGTTCAGTGATAGAATCCTTGAGCATTTTCGGAATGAAATAAAACCCAAAATAGAAGAAGGTATTTTAATTATTGAAGACAATCACTTAAAAATCCCCGAAAAACATTGGTTTATGGCAGATGGAATTGCCTCAGATTTATTTTTAGTATAACGTTTATTAATGTATATTTGAGATTATACTTTAAAAAAAACTACAACTATGAAAAAAAGCTTATTATTAATTTTTCTTTTTTTAAGCATTTTACATTTCTCTCAGAAACCAATTTTTACAAAAGCAAAAGTGTATGCTGTAAATGTTTACAGGACGTCTGCAGAACTTCAGAATTCGGTTAATGTTGCAGTTCCGGCAGGAACTTCTGAGATTGTAGTAACAAATATCTCAGATGAGATTGTAGAGAAATCAGTACAGATCAATACCAACAATAAAGATATTTCGGTTCTTTCTGCACAATATAGAGACAGTTACAATTCAAATTATTTTGAGAATAATAATCCAAACGGTAAAAGAATTAAAGACAGTATTGTTATTTTAGAGAATCTCAGTACAAAAATTAATATTGAAAGGCAGACCAATGAAAAAACACTGGAACTTTTAGATAAAAACCAAGGACTTTTAGTTGGCAGCAATACTTCCAGCGTGGCTCAACTGATGCAGCTTACGGAATATTACAAAACCAAAAGAAACGAAATAAGTATAGCACAGCTTGATATTAATAAAAAATATACTGACACTGTTCTGAAACTTGAAAGGCTAAGAAACCGTCTGAAAGCAAATACAGAAGCAGAAGAAACATTTTCCGATGGTGTTCTTGTTCTGAAAGTAGTAAGCAGCGCGGGAGGAAATGCTAAAATGAATTTGGGCTACCTGACGGAAAACGTCTCCTGGGAGCCATTCTATGAGGTGAAAGGAAGCAAACTTACAGAACCGCTGGATGTTACTTTTAAAGCAAAAGTAAGACAGGATACGGGACTTGACTGGAAGGGAGTGAAACTTTCACTGATTAATGCCAGATCTTCCAGAAATAATGAAGCTCCGGTGATGAACCCCTGGTTCCTGAATTCTTATAAAAATGAAGAAAGAGTAAGTTCACATTATTCTGGTAAAAAAGATACAATGCGAACTCAGGAGATTGAAGAAGTTGTAGTAACGGGAGCGTATGGAATTAAAATTACTGAAAACCAATTGAATGTAAGTTTTGATGCAGATATTCCTTATGATGTTCTATCAAACGATGAAGATCATTTTATTAATCTGAAACAGATAAAAATTCCTGCTGATTATAAATATTATACAGTCCCGAAATACAGTACAACTGCTTATTTGGTTGCAGATGTTAAAGATTTTAATAAGTATAACCTTATTTCAGGTTCTGCCAGTGTTATTTTTGAAAACATGTATGTAGGGGAAACGAGGATTAATTCTAACCAGACAGAAGATAAAATGAGCATTACGCTGGGTGATGACAAGAAAATCAGCATACGCAAGGAAATTGTCAACGATAAATCAAGTGAGAAATTATTTTCTTCTTATCAGGAAAAAGTAATTACTTATGATCTTGTAGTCCGTAACAATAAAAAAGAAGCAATCAATATTGATATAAAAGACCAGATTCCCCTAAGTAAGGATGAATCTGTAAAGATTGAGCTTCTCCAGAGTGATAATGCAGATCTGAATAAG
Above is a genomic segment from Chryseobacterium shigense containing:
- a CDS encoding DUF4139 domain-containing protein translates to MKKSLLLIFLFLSILHFSQKPIFTKAKVYAVNVYRTSAELQNSVNVAVPAGTSEIVVTNISDEIVEKSVQINTNNKDISVLSAQYRDSYNSNYFENNNPNGKRIKDSIVILENLSTKINIERQTNEKTLELLDKNQGLLVGSNTSSVAQLMQLTEYYKTKRNEISIAQLDINKKYTDTVLKLERLRNRLKANTEAEETFSDGVLVLKVVSSAGGNAKMNLGYLTENVSWEPFYEVKGSKLTEPLDVTFKAKVRQDTGLDWKGVKLSLINARSSRNNEAPVMNPWFLNSYKNEERVSSHYSGKKDTMRTQEIEEVVVTGAYGIKITENQLNVSFDADIPYDVLSNDEDHFINLKQIKIPADYKYYTVPKYSTTAYLVADVKDFNKYNLISGSASVIFENMYVGETRINSNQTEDKMSITLGDDKKISIRKEIVNDKSSEKLFSSYQEKVITYDLVVRNNKKEAINIDIKDQIPLSKDESVKIELLQSDNADLNKEKGFLTWNVKISPSETKKIRVSYKVRYPKDFSIGNLN